CAGCTGCTGTGGCTTGCCCTCGTCCTGCTCTGGGTCGTTCAGTGGATCGTGCTCCGCGTCGTCACCAGCGGCATCTCGGAATCCAGCAGCCTGGTGCTCGACGAACGGGAGAAGGCCCTGCGGGACAGGACCACCCGGTACGGCTTCATCACGGCGATGACGCTCAACGGGGCGATCTGCGGGGCGCTGGGCTCGCTGGACGGCAGAGAGGTCACCGCGGCACACCTGGCAGCGGTGATCGCCTCGGTGACCCTGCTCAGCAGTACCGTCCCCGTCGGCGTGCTGGCCTGGACCCTGCCCGACGACGACCCGGCCGACCTGCTCGACGAGGTCGACACGGCCCCCGGAGTCGCGGCGACTGCGAGGGATGTCACGCCTGAGCCGACGACCACGTCGTCAATACTCCCTTCGAGGGACACACCGACCACACAGACTGTCCCCACCAGCGAGAATCCCCCGAGAGCCGACGACGGGGCCGCTCGCATCGGGAACACCGCGTCGCCCCCTGCGGCGACGCCTGAGAGAGACAACCGCACGACGCCAGATGGGGGAGGACGACGGTGACTGAAGCCACCTTAGAGATCGACCGGCTCAGCAAGCGCTATGGCGAACTCGTCGCGCTGAACGAGATGACCTTCGACGTCCGCTCCGGCGAGCTCTTCGGGTTCGTCGGCAGCAACGGCGCGGGCAAGACGACCACCATGCGCATCGCGATGGGCGTGCTGGCCACCGACTCCGGCGAGGTCCGCTGGCAGGGCCGCCCGGTCGACTTCGACACCCGACGCAAGATCGGCTACATGCCGTCCGAGCGCGGGCTCTACCCGAAGATGAAGGTGCACGACCAGCTCGTGTACCTGGGTGAGCTGCACGGCATGGTCGCCGCCGACGCCCGCCGGGCCGCCGACGAGTGGACCGAACGACTCGGCCTGGCCGAGCGCCGTAAGGACGAGGTGCAGAAGCTCAGCCTCGGCAACCAGCAGCGCGTGCAGCTCGCCGCCGCGCTGATCCACGATCCCGAGGTGCTCATCCTGGACGAGCCGTTCTCGGGGCTGGACCCGATGGCCGTCGACGTGATGAGCAGCGTGCTGCGGGAGAAGGCCTCGGCAGGAGCGCCGGTGATCTTCTCGAGTCATCAGCTCGAACTCGTCGAACGGTTCTGCGACCGCGTCGGAATCATCCGATCGGGCGAGATGGTGGCCTGCGGCACGGTCGACGAGCTGCGCGGTGACGCGGCCCTGCGCATTCGGATCGACGTTCCCTCCGCCCAGCCGGGATGGAACGACGCGATCGCGGGCGTGCGTCTCATCGAGCAGACCGGTTCCGTTCACGTGGTAGAGCTGTCGCCCGGCGTCGACGACCAGCGGCTGCTCGCCGCGGCGTTGGCGACCGGCCCGGTCCGGGAGTTCTCCCCCCACCGCCCCGCGCTCACCGAACTGTTCCGCAACGTCGTCAGTCAGGAGGTGGCGCAGTGAGCGCCCCGACTTCCTCCCGCAGCCGGGCGGTCAGCCCCATCAAGGCGATCATGCTGGTCGCCAAGCGGGAGATCGACACCCGGCTCAAGTCGAAGAGCTTCGTCTTCGGCACGCTCGGCCTCGTCGCGGCCATCGCGCTCTACATCGCCATGATGACCTTCATCGGCGGCCGCGACAGCTCGACGTCCATCGGGCTCACCGGCGAGATGACCTCCATCTCGGCGGAGCTGTCCGCGTCGGGCGAGGCGCTCGGCGAGGAGCTGGTCGTCAGCGAGGTGTCCGACGTCGCCGCCGGCGAGCGGCAGGTCCGCGACGAGGAGCTGGACGTCCTGGTCGGCGGCACGCCCGCCGCACCGCAGGTGACGGTCAAGACCGACCTCTCCGACACCGTCGAGGTCCTGTTGTCCGGCATCGCTCAGCAGGCGGCGCTGAATGCCCAGCTGACCGCGGGCGGTCTCGATCCCGCACAGGTCCAGCAGGACGTCGCGGCGGCGGCGCAGGTTCAGATCACGAACCTCGAAGAGGCGAACCCGCAGCAGGCCGAACAGCTCTTCATCGGCATCGCCACCTGCTTCCTGCTCTACATGTCGATGATGATGTACGGCTCCTACGTGGCGCAGGGCGTCGTGGAGGAGAAGTCGAGCCGGGTGGTCGAACTGCTGCTCGCCACGATCCGGCCCTACCAGCTGATGCTCGGCAAGGTCATCGGCATCGGGGCGGTCGGACTCGTCCAGCTGTTGTCCATCGCGGTGATCGGCGTCGGCGGCGCCGTGGCGGCCGGACTGCTGACGGTGCCGACAGCCGCGCTGAGCGCCACGCTCTCCGGCCTGCTGTGGTATCTGCTCGGCTTCTTCCTGCTGGCCACGCTCGCCGCGGCCTCCGGGTCGCTGGTCTCCCGGCAGGAGGATGTGCAGTCGGTGATGACGCCGATGATGATGCTCGTCCTCATCCCGTTCATCCTGACCTTCACCCTGCTGGTCGGGGACCCGGAGAACGAGACGGGCGAGTTGCTGTCGATGCTCCCGTTCTTCTCGCCGTTCATGATGCCGGTGCGGATCGCGACCTCGGTGGTGCCGATCTGGCAGATCGGGGTGGCCGTCGTCGTCAGCCTCGCGGCGGCGGCGGCGCTGCTGGCGCTGGCCTCGCGGGTCTACTCCAACGCCGTGCTGCGCACCGGCAGCCGGGTGAAGCTGAAGGACGCGCTCACCAAGGCCTGATCCGATCGCTGGACGCTCGGCCCGCTCCCGCTCGGGGGCGGGCCGAGTCGTCCGCCAGACCGGGTCATCGCCGAGGCCAGGTCGGCACCCGAGCCGCATCGTCGCCTGAACCGCGTCGACACCCCGACCGCGGCCGCCCGAATCGGCGTCCTCAGCGGCCGCTGATCTCGCCGTAGCGCCGTAGCGCCTCCTGCCGCTCCTCGGCATGGTCGACCATCGGCTCCGGATAGTCCTCGGGCACCCCGTCCTTCGCCTTCCAGGGCTCGTGCACCGCCTTGCCCTCGATCGTCCGCAACTCGGGGACGTACCGCCGCACGTAGTCGCCGTCCGGATCGAAGCGCCTGCCCTGTGTCACGGGATTGAACACCCGGAAGTACGGCGCCGCGTCGGTGCCGCTGCCCGCGACCCACTGCCAGTTGTGCTGATTCGACGCCAGATCACCGTCCACCAGGGCCGACATGAAATGCCGGGCACCCCACCACCAGGGCAGGTGCAGGTCCTTGACGAGGAAGCTGGCCACGATCATCCGCACGCGGTTGTGCATCCAGCCCTCGCGCGCCAGCTGCCGCATCCCGGCGTCGACGAAGGGGAAGCCGGTCTGCCCGGCCTGCCATCGCGCCAAGCGCTCGTACGCGCCCGCTCCCGTGTCGTGGGTCATCCCGTCGAAGCGCCGATCGAGGTTGCGCCGCGCCGACTCCGGCCGATGCCACAGCACGTCGGCGAGGAAGTCCCGCCACGCCAGCTCCCGCCGGAAGGCATTCGCGCCCTCGCCCTGATCACCCGCCAGATCGGCCAGCAGCGTGCGGGGATGCAGGCAGCCCCAGTGCAGGTAGACCGACAGCCTGCTGGTGCCGTCCAGCGCGGGCCGATCCCGCTTCCGGTCGTACTCGGCCAGTCCGTCGGTGCGGAAGTCCGCCCAGCGGTCCAGCCCGGCCCGCTCCCCGGCCGCGGGCAGCCGGGTCTCACCGAGATCGTCGTCGGCGGGAACGGGCACCGAGGCGGGTCCGCCGCGCACCGCGTCGGGGTCGACCCAGGCGATCTCGGCGGGATCGCTCGCCGACGGCTGGCGCCATCCGTGGTCACCCCAGACGCGGCGGAACGGGGTGAAGACCCGATAGGGAGTGCCGTCCGGCTTGCGCACCCGGCCGGGCGAGACGGCGTAGGGGGTTCCGGTGCCGATCAGCTCCACACCCTGATCGGCGAGTAGTCGGCACACCGCATCGTCCCGACGCCGTCCGTACGGTCCGGTGTCGGTGGTGACGTGCACGGTGGAGGCCGACACCGCCCGCGCCACCGAGGGAACCGCCTCGACGGGGTCGCCGCGCACGATCAACAGGCGGCCGTCGAGCTGTTCGGACAGCGCCCGCAGGCAGCGGAAGAGGAAGGTGCGTCGCGGGGCGCCCGCCGGGCCGAGCAGCCGGTCGTCGAGGACGAACAGGGCCAGGACCCGGTCCGCCCGCTCTCCCGCCGCCGCCATCGCGGGGTGGTCTCCGCAGCGCAGGTCGCGCCGGAACCACAACACGCTCGTCTCGTTCCCGGCCACGATCGCTGACGCTAGCGGCAGGCAGGCCCGTGCGCAGCGGGCCGCATGCCCGGCGGGACGAGACGCGACCGTCCGGGTAGTCGGTCGGCGTGCGGCGCGAACCCGGACACGCGCGAGGGGCGCCCCGTTCGGGGCGCCCCTCGTGACAGTGCGGCGGATCAGCGCTCGTCGAGCGGGATGAAGTCCCGGTTGGTCGCGCCGGTGTACACCTGGCGAGGCCTGCCGATCTTGCGCGTCGGGTCCTCGATCATCTCGCGCCACTGCGCGATCCAGCCGGGCAGCCTGCCCAGCGCGAACAGGACGGTGAACATCCGGGTCGGGAAGCCCATCGCCTTGTAGATGAGGCCGGTGTAGAAGTCGACGTTCGGGTAGAGCCTGCGCTCGACGAAGTAGTCGTCGGACAGCGCCCGCTCCTCCAGCTTCAACGCGATGTCGAGCAGTGGATCGTCGACGCCGAGCCTGCCGAGCACCTCGTCCGCCGTCTTCTTGACGATGGCGGCGCGCGGGTCGTAGTTCTTGTAGACCCGGTGGCCGAAGCCCATCAGCTTGACGCCGTCGGCCTTGTTCTTGACCTTGTCCACGAAGCTCTCGACGTTGCCGCCGTCGGCCCGGATGCCGTCGAGCATCTCCAGGACGGCCTGGTTGGCCCCGCCGTGCAGCGGGCCGAACAGGGCGTTGATGCCCGCCGAGACGCTGGCGAACAGGTTCGCCTCGGAGGAGCCGACCATGCGCACGGTCGCCGTCGAGCAGTTCTGCTCGTGGTCGGCATGCAGGATGAACAGCAGGTCTAGGGCGCGGATGAGCGCCGGGTCGACCTCGTAGGGCTCGGCGGGCAGCCCGAAGGTCATCCGCAGGAAGTTCTCCACCAGCCCGTGTGAGTTGTCCGGGTACAGGAACGGCTGGCCCACGGACTTCTTGTAGGCGTAGGCCGCGATGGTGGGGAGCTTGGCCATCAGGCGGATGGTCGACATCTCGACCTGATGAGGGTCGAGCGGGTTGAGACTGTCCTGGTAGAACGTGGACAGCGCCGAGACCGCCGAGGAGAGCACCGGCATGGGGTGCGCATCCCGGGGGAACCCGTCGAAGAACCGTTTCAGGTCCTCGTGCAGCAGCGTGTGCCGCTGGATCTTGTCGGAGAATTCGTCGAGCTGGGCCTGGGTGGGCAGTTCACCGTAGATCAGCAGGTAGCTGACCTCGATGAAGTTCGACCGCTGCGCGAGTTGCTCGATCGGATATCCGCGGTAGCGGAGGATGCCTGCGTCGCCATCGATGTAGGTGATGGAGGAGGAGCAGGCCGCGGTGTTGACGAAGCCCGAGTCGAGCGTCACCAACCCCGTCTTCGCGAGCAACTTGCCGAGATCGATACCAGACGCCCCGTCGGTGGCGGGCACGACTGACATCTCATGGTCGCCGCCCTCGTGGCGCAGCGCGACGGAACGGTGAGAATTCGCGTCGTCGGGCATACTGGTCCCTCTCAACACTCGGACGAGACAACGCTCACCGTGCTGGTCGCACTACGCCACCGCAAGCCGAATCGGCTGCCCACAGCTGAAACGTCAGCACCGCCTCGTCGGGGTCCTGTCTCTCGCCACGCTAGTCCCCTGAATGGCCCTCGCCTACCCATCGCGTTAGCCGGCAGGCCCAGTTGGGATCACAATCACAGATTCGGGGGAGGCTCAGCTCACAATTCGGCCCGCAGGCGCACCCTCGGCCGTCCGCGCGGGCTTGGGCGAGCGGGCTCGGATGCGACGGATGGTTGCGCTACGGAGTCGTCGACTACTCCATCCGAAGGACGGCGGGGGCGGTCGAACGGCCGACCTCGACCCGGGAACGGCGCGCGGTGTCGACGGCGCCCATGAGAGGCACATCGGAGCGCAATGAGACGGACATCACACACAGTGATCAGTCTTGGCCGCTGGGCCGTCCGGGGTAGCACCACCGCACGGCGATCGAAAGTATAAATTCTTCATGTTTCGACCGGTCTCGGCCACCTCGCCATGACGATCTCTTCGCATTCGACGCCTGGAGACGATAAAGAAACCGCCGAACGTCGGCACTGATCGAGGACACGGAAAGTGACAATTCTCGATGTCCTCGATCAGAAGATGTCGGCGGCGGGGCGAATAGTCGACATCATCAGTCACCGAGGGCCCCGAAAACGCCCGTCCGAGCCGTCCGGTCGCCTGCGGGCGAATATCCGACGGCGACGAGGGGCATTCCGATTCAGCCCGGAGTGGTCGGGGGACTCCCGGCCGTGGACCACCCCGGCAGCTCGGCGGCCCACGGCGGCTCGGCGCCCGGCCGGGAACAGGTCAGTGCCGAGGCGGCCGCGGCGAACGACAGACAATCGGCCCAGTCCCCCTCGCCCAGATCCGCGAGGGCGGTCGGCGTCACGACGCCACGCCGATGCAGCCACGCCAGCACCGCGCCGGAGACGGTGTCCCCCGCACCGATGGTGTCCGCGACCACGACCGGGACACCGGGCACCTCGACGAGGCGTCCGCCGGCGAGCAGGACCACCAGGCCGTCGGCGCCCCTGGTGAGGATCACCGCCGAGGGCCCGGCCTCCTGCCAGCGGCGCGCCGCCGCGAGCACCCGAGGGTCCAGGCCTGCAGGCTCCTCCTCGGCCGCCGCGGCTCCCGCGGCCTGTCCGCGCCGCTCAGCGGGGTCGCCGGGTGCGGCGGTCTCGAGGGCGGCCAGCCAGGCGGCGTCGTCGTCGGAGAGCTTGAGCACGCCGACGTCGGGAAGCCAGGACAGGAATCGGCTGCGATACGCCTCGGCGTCCGGGATGAGCGCCGCCCGGATGTTCGGGTCGAGCAGCGTCAGGGTTCCGCGGCGCGCCGCACGGCGCAGCAGCGACTCGTATCGGCTCGCCCCCGGCTCCAAGACCATGCCCAGCGTCCCGAGGCAGACCGCGCTCACCTCGGCGGGCAGGGCGTCGGGCTCCTCGACCAGCCGATCGGCGGTCGCGGCGACGTGAAAGGTGTACCGGGCGGAGCCGCCGTCATCGAGGTCGACGACGGCGAGGCTGGTGGGCTCCGGCCCTCGCTGCACCAACGACACGTCCACCTCGGACGCCGCGAGCCGGGCAAGCAGGGCGTGCCCGAAGGCGTCGGTGGAGACCCGGGAGAGGAAGCCCGTCGGAACGCCCAGCCTGCCCGCCGCCATCGCCACGTTGAACGGGCCGCCCCCGAGCCGGGGGGACAGCGAAGCGAGGTCGTCGGCGCCGGATCGCCGTCGGGTCGACCGCTCCGGAACGAGGTCGACCAGCGCTTCGCCGCCCACCAGGATCATCCGTACTCCTCATCCACGAGATCGCCGCCGCGATCGGCGTCGCCCTGACCTACCAGACACGAGGCCGCATCGGCAAGGCCGTCCGCCGCGACCAGAGGAGCCCGTCCGAGGCCTCAGCCCTCGCGGTAGAACGGATCGGCGATCGTCTGCTCTCTGGTGTCCTCGTCGTAGGTCAGGACCTCCCGTCCGTCGACGAAGACCCGCAGCGCGCGGCTCATCACGTCCAGCGGATCCCCGGACCACAGGACGACGTCGCCGTCCAGTCCGGGCGTCAGCGAGCCGACCCGGTCGTCCAGCCCCAGGATGCGGGCCGGATTGATCGTGAGGGATCGCAGTGCCGCCGCCGGATCCAGACCCTCCTTGACCGCCAGCGTCGCCTGGTGGACCAGGAAGTTGATCGGGATGACGGGGTGATCGGTGGTGATCGCGATCTCCACGCCCGCGCGGTCGAGGATGCCCGGATTGCGCAGATGGCGCTGTCGCACCTCCACCTTGGACCGGGTGGTGAACAACGGGCCGATGATGACCGGGATCTGCTTCTCGGCGAGCAGGTCGGCGACCAGATGTCCCTCGGTGCCGTGGTTGATCACCAGGCGGTAGCCGAACTCCTCGGCGAGCCGAATCGCCGTGGCGATGTCGTCGGCCCGGTGCGTGTGCTGGCACCAGGGCAGTTCCCGGTCCAGGACCTTCACCAGGACCTCCATCGTCGCGTCCCGCTCGAAGGGCTTGCCCTCCTGCCGGGTGTGCTCCCGACGCTCCCGGTAGTCCTGCGCCTTCAGGAAGGCGTCCCGGATGATCGCGGCCACGCCGAGGCGGGTGGAAGGCGTCTTCTTCTGCTCCCCGTATACCCGCTTCGGGTTCTCGCCGAGCGCGCTCTTCACGCTGACCGGCTGCCGGACGAGCATCTCGTCGACGGTGCGGCCCCAGTTCTTCACCGCGACGGTCTGGCCGCCGATGGGATTGCCGGAGCCCGGCTTGATCACCGAGGAGGTGACGCCGCCCTCCAACGCGTCATGGAAGCCGATGTCGGCGGCGTTGATGGCGTCCAGCGCCCGGAAGCGGGCGCCGTTCGGGTCGGTCATCTCATTGGTGTCCTGCCCCGCCCAGCCCTCGCCCTCCTCGTGGACTCCGATGTGCCCGTGGGACTCGACGAAGCCGGGCAGCACCCACTGGCCGCTCGCGTCCACCGTGCGAATGCCGTCGGGCACGGTGATCTCGTCGGGCGAGCCGACCGCCACGATCTTCCCGGCCTGGATCAGCACGGCGCCGCCCGAGATCGGCTCGCGGTCGACCGGGACCACGTATCCGCCTGTGATGAGGACATCTGTCATGGTTAGCAACGCTAACGTCTTCGATCGGCCACGGCAATGCGGGCCTCCGAGCGCCACCGCGCCCGGCGTGCACGGGTTCCGACCGACGAGGGACCCGCCCGAGCGTCCACCACGCGACGCACCCCGCGGCCGGACACCGCCTGCCGCCACCGGCCACGTTTCCGGCGGCGGCAAGCCCGGCGGCGCCCGCGATCACACCGGGCGCACACCCCAGCTGCCCCGCCAGCTCTCGCCCGGCTCCAGCCAGATCAGGTCGACGCCCGAGTTCAGCGCGTCAGGCGGGCAGGTCATCGCCTCGATCGCCACCGCCGGGCCGTTGCCCCCGAGATCCTCCGGAGTGAACACCTGCACCCACTTGAACACCGGCTCGGCCCATACCTCGACTCCGGAGCCGTCCGGGCCGAGCAGACGGTGCCGGACCAGGCCGGACTCGTCCGGCATGCAGCCGCCGAAGGCGGTGTCCAGCGTGACCCCGCGCAGCAGCCTCCCGGCGCGGAAGTCGAAGTCCGTCCCGTCGACCGGCTCGGCGGGCCCGGTCGGCAGCAGCCGCTCGTCGACGGGCAGGACGGTGGCGGCGGGCAGCGTCAACGTGCAGTCGAGCGTCGGCGTGTTCCCCGCCCTCGGGAACGGATGCGAGGCGACACCGAACGGACTGCGACGATCGCCGACGTTGGTCGCGGTGTGGGTGATCGTGAGTCCGTCCGCACCTACCTCGTAGACGACCGCCACCCGCAGCGGCACCGGCCAGCCCGCCTGCGCGTTGACCCAGGCGGCGAGTTCGATCCGGGTCTCCTGCCGCTCGACGACCTCCCAGGAGGCCTGCCGGAGCAGACCGTGGATCGCGTTGTGCCGGGCGGGCTCGGTCAGCGCGAGCTGCTGCGGCTCGCCGTCGAGGGTCCATCGGCCGTCGGCGACTCGGTTCGGCCACGGAGCCAGCAACGTGCCCGCGCCGAACGGCGGCAGCTGATGCGTCGGGAAGGAGTGCAGGTAGGCGATACCGTCGACCTCGAACTCGCGCAGGCCCGCGCCGACCTCCGTGGCGACCGCGCGGACCGTGCCGTGACGGATCTCGTACTGCTCGCCGGTGACGGGTCGGACGGCCTGGTCAGTGGACGACATCGTCGTGATCTCCTCGGGAAGACTCGGGCCCGGCCGCGCCGGACATGCTGTCAAGATCAGGTTCGCGCCGATCGGCGATTCACGCCGGTCGAGGGCCGCAGGACGACCAGACGGAGGCGGCCCGTGCCGAGCAGGTCCCCGCCGGGGCTCAGTCGACCGGCCGCGAGCCCGCCGCCGGATCGATCGGAGCCCTGCCGACGATCATCCGGTTCAGCGCCCAGAACACCAAGCCGATCGCCAACAGGATGCCCGCGATGCCGTACTCCTCGGCAGGCCTGCCGGTGAGCGGACTGGCCAGCAGGAAGCAGGTGACGGCACCGAGGACCGGCATCGCCGTCGGGGCGCGGAAGTGTCGATGG
This genomic stretch from Actinoalloteichus hoggarensis harbors:
- a CDS encoding ABC transporter ATP-binding protein produces the protein MTEATLEIDRLSKRYGELVALNEMTFDVRSGELFGFVGSNGAGKTTTMRIAMGVLATDSGEVRWQGRPVDFDTRRKIGYMPSERGLYPKMKVHDQLVYLGELHGMVAADARRAADEWTERLGLAERRKDEVQKLSLGNQQRVQLAAALIHDPEVLILDEPFSGLDPMAVDVMSSVLREKASAGAPVIFSSHQLELVERFCDRVGIIRSGEMVACGTVDELRGDAALRIRIDVPSAQPGWNDAIAGVRLIEQTGSVHVVELSPGVDDQRLLAAALATGPVREFSPHRPALTELFRNVVSQEVAQ
- a CDS encoding ABC transporter permease, translated to MSAPTSSRSRAVSPIKAIMLVAKREIDTRLKSKSFVFGTLGLVAAIALYIAMMTFIGGRDSSTSIGLTGEMTSISAELSASGEALGEELVVSEVSDVAAGERQVRDEELDVLVGGTPAAPQVTVKTDLSDTVEVLLSGIAQQAALNAQLTAGGLDPAQVQQDVAAAAQVQITNLEEANPQQAEQLFIGIATCFLLYMSMMMYGSYVAQGVVEEKSSRVVELLLATIRPYQLMLGKVIGIGAVGLVQLLSIAVIGVGGAVAAGLLTVPTAALSATLSGLLWYLLGFFLLATLAAASGSLVSRQEDVQSVMTPMMMLVLIPFILTFTLLVGDPENETGELLSMLPFFSPFMMPVRIATSVVPIWQIGVAVVVSLAAAAALLALASRVYSNAVLRTGSRVKLKDALTKA
- a CDS encoding cryptochrome/photolyase family protein — translated: MAAAGERADRVLALFVLDDRLLGPAGAPRRTFLFRCLRALSEQLDGRLLIVRGDPVEAVPSVARAVSASTVHVTTDTGPYGRRRDDAVCRLLADQGVELIGTGTPYAVSPGRVRKPDGTPYRVFTPFRRVWGDHGWRQPSASDPAEIAWVDPDAVRGGPASVPVPADDDLGETRLPAAGERAGLDRWADFRTDGLAEYDRKRDRPALDGTSRLSVYLHWGCLHPRTLLADLAGDQGEGANAFRRELAWRDFLADVLWHRPESARRNLDRRFDGMTHDTGAGAYERLARWQAGQTGFPFVDAGMRQLAREGWMHNRVRMIVASFLVKDLHLPWWWGARHFMSALVDGDLASNQHNWQWVAGSGTDAAPYFRVFNPVTQGRRFDPDGDYVRRYVPELRTIEGKAVHEPWKAKDGVPEDYPEPMVDHAEERQEALRRYGEISGR
- a CDS encoding citrate synthase, with amino-acid sequence MPDDANSHRSVALRHEGGDHEMSVVPATDGASGIDLGKLLAKTGLVTLDSGFVNTAACSSSITYIDGDAGILRYRGYPIEQLAQRSNFIEVSYLLIYGELPTQAQLDEFSDKIQRHTLLHEDLKRFFDGFPRDAHPMPVLSSAVSALSTFYQDSLNPLDPHQVEMSTIRLMAKLPTIAAYAYKKSVGQPFLYPDNSHGLVENFLRMTFGLPAEPYEVDPALIRALDLLFILHADHEQNCSTATVRMVGSSEANLFASVSAGINALFGPLHGGANQAVLEMLDGIRADGGNVESFVDKVKNKADGVKLMGFGHRVYKNYDPRAAIVKKTADEVLGRLGVDDPLLDIALKLEERALSDDYFVERRLYPNVDFYTGLIYKAMGFPTRMFTVLFALGRLPGWIAQWREMIEDPTRKIGRPRQVYTGATNRDFIPLDER
- a CDS encoding carbohydrate kinase family protein, whose translation is MILVGGEALVDLVPERSTRRRSGADDLASLSPRLGGGPFNVAMAAGRLGVPTGFLSRVSTDAFGHALLARLAASEVDVSLVQRGPEPTSLAVVDLDDGGSARYTFHVAATADRLVEEPDALPAEVSAVCLGTLGMVLEPGASRYESLLRRAARRGTLTLLDPNIRAALIPDAEAYRSRFLSWLPDVGVLKLSDDDAAWLAALETAAPGDPAERRGQAAGAAAAEEEPAGLDPRVLAAARRWQEAGPSAVILTRGADGLVVLLAGGRLVEVPGVPVVVADTIGAGDTVSGAVLAWLHRRGVVTPTALADLGEGDWADCLSFAAAASALTCSRPGAEPPWAAELPGWSTAGSPPTTPG
- a CDS encoding amidohydrolase, which translates into the protein MTDVLITGGYVVPVDREPISGGAVLIQAGKIVAVGSPDEITVPDGIRTVDASGQWVLPGFVESHGHIGVHEEGEGWAGQDTNEMTDPNGARFRALDAINAADIGFHDALEGGVTSSVIKPGSGNPIGGQTVAVKNWGRTVDEMLVRQPVSVKSALGENPKRVYGEQKKTPSTRLGVAAIIRDAFLKAQDYRERREHTRQEGKPFERDATMEVLVKVLDRELPWCQHTHRADDIATAIRLAEEFGYRLVINHGTEGHLVADLLAEKQIPVIIGPLFTTRSKVEVRQRHLRNPGILDRAGVEIAITTDHPVIPINFLVHQATLAVKEGLDPAAALRSLTINPARILGLDDRVGSLTPGLDGDVVLWSGDPLDVMSRALRVFVDGREVLTYDEDTREQTIADPFYREG
- a CDS encoding aldose 1-epimerase family protein, whose amino-acid sequence is MSSTDQAVRPVTGEQYEIRHGTVRAVATEVGAGLREFEVDGIAYLHSFPTHQLPPFGAGTLLAPWPNRVADGRWTLDGEPQQLALTEPARHNAIHGLLRQASWEVVERQETRIELAAWVNAQAGWPVPLRVAVVYEVGADGLTITHTATNVGDRRSPFGVASHPFPRAGNTPTLDCTLTLPAATVLPVDERLLPTGPAEPVDGTDFDFRAGRLLRGVTLDTAFGGCMPDESGLVRHRLLGPDGSGVEVWAEPVFKWVQVFTPEDLGGNGPAVAIEAMTCPPDALNSGVDLIWLEPGESWRGSWGVRPV